The Sporosarcina sp. Te-1 DNA window CGATAATCATCGCATTTTCTTGAGACTCGGACACCACTTTACTTAACATTTTAATCCCTTGGGAGATCACCATGCCAAACATGGCAACCATCGCACCGCCGAGTACCGATGTTGGAATCACCGTAGTAATCGCAGCGATTTTTGGCGTTAATCCGAGGGATATCAGCATGATCGCAGTAATGAAGATAATCTTCCTCGATTTTACGCCCGATAATTGCATCAGCCCGACATTTTGTGAAAACGTCGTATACGGAAAAGCGTTAAAAATCCCGCCGATGACAGACGCTAAACCTTCCGAACGATACCCTCTGGCTAAATCTTCTTTGGTAATCTCCTTTTCACAAATATCGCTTAATGCGAAATATGTGCCAGTCGATTCAACAAGCGATACCATGGCCACAAGAGTCATCGTTAAGATAGGAAGGAAATGAAAGGAAGGCATCCCTAACTTAAATGGCATCACGACATGGAGCATGGACGCTTCATGGACATTTGTAAAATCCACCACTCCCATGAAAATCGCAGCCACTGTTCCAGCTACAAGGCCAAGCAATATAGATATTGAACGAATAAACCCTGTGGAAAATTTATAAATTAAAATAATCGATATCAATGTACCGAACGATAGAAGTACATTGGCAGTTGAACCGAAATCCGGAGAGTCCAGGCCGCCAGCCATATTATTAATGGCAACAGGAATGAGCGTTACCCCGATAATTGTTACAACTGAACCGGTAACGACTGGTGGGAAAAACCTTACTAACTTTCCAAAATACCGGCTGATCAAGACAATGATCAATCCTGACGCGATAACGGACCCATAAATTGCAGATACATCATATTTCGCCCCGATCGAGATCATAGGACCGACCGCTGTGAATGTACAGCCTAGGACAACCGGCAAACCGATGCCAAAAAAACGATTTGTCATAATCTGAAGCAACGTTGCAATCCCACACATAAAGATATCGATGGAAACTAAATAGGTGAGCTGTTTTGGTGTAAGGCCGATTGCATCACCGACAATCAACGGAACGAGAATCGCACCTGCATACATGGCGAGAAGATGCTGAAAGCCAAGCAACGCGGATTTCATAGGCTTGGCTCCTTGGCGAATGTCACTTGCCCATTCTCCAATGACTCAATAATTGC harbors:
- a CDS encoding nucleobase:cation symporter-2 family protein; this translates as MKSALLGFQHLLAMYAGAILVPLIVGDAIGLTPKQLTYLVSIDIFMCGIATLLQIMTNRFFGIGLPVVLGCTFTAVGPMISIGAKYDVSAIYGSVIASGLIIVLISRYFGKLVRFFPPVVTGSVVTIIGVTLIPVAINNMAGGLDSPDFGSTANVLLSFGTLISIILIYKFSTGFIRSISILLGLVAGTVAAIFMGVVDFTNVHEASMLHVVMPFKLGMPSFHFLPILTMTLVAMVSLVESTGTYFALSDICEKEITKEDLARGYRSEGLASVIGGIFNAFPYTTFSQNVGLMQLSGVKSRKIIFITAIMLISLGLTPKIAAITTVIPTSVLGGAMVAMFGMVISQGIKMLSKVVSESQENAMIIACSVGIGLGVSVVPDLFNMFPEEVQILTSNGIVTGSLTAIVLNILFNMLPSKKKSKAAQAARDKEPEVVRLQGSSAN